In Saccharomonospora marina XMU15, one genomic interval encodes:
- a CDS encoding amidohydrolase family protein has protein sequence MTATAVTTAAVDTEVHCAPASFADLEPYLDPYWRTYVVESGLSLSPTQGGAYPPQAPTSATASARAAGVFPPRNVEQLRADVLDARGLRAAVLTCTASFPCNRNPYYEAALTSAVNDWLISRWLESDHRLKAGMVVPTLDTDAAVAEIERIGDHPGIVQVLLPVRTDAPWGNRRHRPLLRAAAERGLVVGLHAWGRIANAASSTGLTHSYLEDYLGNSQVVAQAQVTSLVAEGVFTELPDLRVSLLECGFSWLPALLWRFDKDWKGVWREVPWVTAKPSEIVRKHLRLTTLPAHLPRDPAQAREVLDLVDAKSMLLYASDYPHDHGGGHERLAAALTAEETDAIYSTNPAHWYRLD, from the coding sequence TTGACAGCCACCGCTGTGACGACCGCCGCGGTGGACACCGAAGTCCACTGTGCACCGGCCAGTTTCGCCGATCTCGAACCGTACCTCGACCCCTACTGGCGCACCTACGTGGTGGAGAGCGGGCTTTCGCTCTCCCCGACACAGGGCGGGGCCTACCCCCCGCAGGCGCCCACGAGCGCGACCGCGTCGGCGCGGGCGGCGGGGGTGTTCCCCCCGAGAAACGTCGAGCAGTTGCGTGCCGACGTGCTCGACGCGCGGGGCCTGCGGGCAGCGGTGCTGACCTGCACCGCGTCGTTCCCGTGCAACCGCAACCCCTACTACGAGGCCGCGCTGACCAGCGCGGTGAACGACTGGCTGATCTCGCGGTGGCTGGAGTCCGACCACCGGCTGAAGGCCGGCATGGTGGTGCCGACCCTGGACACCGACGCCGCGGTCGCCGAGATCGAGCGGATCGGCGACCACCCCGGCATCGTGCAGGTGTTGTTGCCTGTTCGCACCGACGCCCCGTGGGGCAACCGGCGGCACCGGCCGCTGCTGCGCGCCGCTGCCGAACGCGGGCTGGTCGTGGGCCTGCACGCATGGGGTCGGATCGCCAACGCCGCCTCCTCGACCGGGCTCACACACAGCTACCTCGAGGACTACCTGGGTAACTCGCAGGTCGTCGCGCAGGCGCAGGTGACGAGCCTGGTCGCCGAAGGCGTCTTCACCGAGCTGCCCGACCTGCGGGTGAGCCTGCTGGAATGCGGTTTCTCGTGGCTACCCGCGCTGCTGTGGCGCTTCGACAAGGACTGGAAGGGAGTCTGGAGGGAGGTGCCGTGGGTCACCGCCAAGCCGTCGGAAATCGTGCGAAAGCACCTGCGGTTGACCACCTTACCCGCGCACCTGCCCAGGGACCCGGCGCAAGCACGGGAGGTACTCGACCTGGTCGACGCCAAGTCGATGCTGCTGTACGCCAGCGACTACCCCCACGACCACGGGGGCGGGCACGAACGGCTGGCAGCCGCACTGACGGCGGAGGAAACCGACGCGATATACAGCACGAACCCCGCCCACTGGTACCGGCTGGACTGA